In Rhizobiales bacterium NRL2, a genomic segment contains:
- a CDS encoding nitrile hydratase accessory protein has protein sequence MSAPADLPGLPRDADGPVFAEPWEAEAFALTVRLHEQGHFTWAEWAATLSAEIDRARTAGDADRGDTYYRHWLAALERLCAEKGLAGAAQLDERRDAWRQAYLATPHGRPVELKRG, from the coding sequence ATGAGCGCGCCCGCGGACCTGCCCGGCCTGCCGCGCGACGCCGACGGCCCCGTCTTCGCCGAACCCTGGGAGGCGGAAGCCTTCGCGCTCACCGTGCGGCTGCACGAGCAGGGTCATTTCACCTGGGCGGAGTGGGCGGCGACGCTGTCGGCGGAGATCGACCGCGCCAGGACTGCCGGCGACGCCGACCGGGGCGACACCTATTACCGGCACTGGCTGGCGGCGCTGGAGCGGCTCTGCGCCGAAAAGGGACTCGCCGGCGCAGCGCAACTGGACGAACGCAGGGACGCCTGGCGGCAGGCCTATCTCGCCACGCCTCACGGGCGGCCGGTCGAGCTGAAACGCGGCTGA
- a CDS encoding nitrile hydratase subunit beta: MNGVHDMGGMQGFGPIAPEPEAEEPLFHEPWERRVFALTLAAGFLGEWSIDEARHARERMNPADYLRAGYYEKWLDAVGRQMVEKGLITEAELTSGRPERKVARDEYRLLKAGTVDRVFDKGGPASLDAGRPAAFAIGDRVRALNINPAGHTRSPRYVRGHVGEVVLHHGGHVFADANAHGERRGEHLYTVRFDAKEIWGPDAFGGAVMVDLWEPHLETA; this comes from the coding sequence ATGAACGGCGTCCATGACATGGGCGGGATGCAGGGCTTCGGGCCCATCGCGCCGGAGCCGGAGGCGGAGGAGCCCCTGTTTCACGAGCCCTGGGAGCGGCGCGTCTTCGCCCTGACGCTTGCCGCCGGTTTCCTGGGCGAGTGGTCCATCGACGAGGCCCGTCACGCCCGCGAGCGCATGAACCCCGCCGACTACCTCCGCGCCGGCTATTACGAGAAATGGCTCGACGCCGTCGGCCGGCAGATGGTCGAGAAGGGCCTGATCACCGAAGCGGAACTGACCAGCGGCCGCCCGGAGCGGAAGGTTGCGCGGGACGAGTACCGCCTCCTGAAGGCCGGCACGGTGGACCGGGTCTTCGACAAGGGCGGCCCCGCGTCGCTGGACGCCGGGCGGCCCGCCGCCTTCGCCATTGGCGACAGGGTCCGGGCGCTGAACATCAACCCGGCGGGCCACACCCGCTCACCGCGATACGTCCGCGGCCATGTCGGCGAGGTCGTGCTGCACCATGGCGGCCATGTCTTCGCCGACGCCAACGCGCATGGCGAGCGCCGGGGCGAGCATCTCTACACCGTCCGCTTCGACGCGAAGGAAATCTGGGGTCCGGACGCCTTCGGCGGCGCGGTCATGGTGGACCTCTGGGAACCGCACCTGGAGACGGCATGA
- a CDS encoding nitrile hydratase subunit alpha yields MAHDGHHHDDDHTDPPHDLALRTKALESLLVEKGLVDPQALEEIIERYEHRVGPRNGAKVVARAWTDPAFADALRDDATAAISSMGFTGRQGEHMVAVWNGPKRHNLVVCTLCSCYPWPVLGLPPAWYKSSPYRSRAVIDPRGVLAEFGTELADDVEIDVWDSTSEVRYLVIPERPAGAEGWGTDELEKLVTRNSMIGVEKARSPEAGR; encoded by the coding sequence ATGGCGCATGACGGCCACCACCACGACGACGACCATACCGATCCGCCGCACGATCTGGCGCTGCGCACGAAGGCGCTGGAATCGCTGCTGGTCGAGAAGGGACTTGTCGACCCGCAGGCGCTCGAGGAAATCATCGAGCGCTACGAGCACCGCGTCGGACCGCGCAATGGCGCGAAGGTCGTCGCCCGCGCCTGGACCGATCCGGCCTTCGCCGACGCCCTGCGGGACGACGCCACGGCGGCGATTTCCTCGATGGGTTTCACCGGCCGCCAGGGCGAACACATGGTCGCCGTCTGGAACGGCCCCAAGCGCCACAACCTCGTCGTCTGCACGCTCTGCTCCTGCTATCCGTGGCCGGTGCTCGGCCTGCCGCCGGCCTGGTACAAGTCATCGCCCTACCGCAGCCGCGCCGTGATCGATCCGCGCGGCGTGCTGGCCGAGTTCGGAACGGAACTGGCCGACGACGTCGAGATCGACGTCTGGGATTCCACTTCGGAAGTCCGCTATCTCGTCATCCCCGAGCGGCCCGCCGGCGCCGAGGGCTGGGGGACGGACGAACTTGAGAAACTGGTCACGCGGAACTCCATGATCGGCGTCGAGAAGGCGCGAAGCCCAGAGGCGGGGCGATGA
- a CDS encoding methylmalonyl-CoA carboxyltransferase, with amino-acid sequence MPDTTNPDNKPAPKDWTPELDELHLREEMTGGMGGPDKVARQHAGGRLTVRERIGKLLDPGSFREIGRLTGVGQYDENGRLVHLLPNNSVMGRGQVNGRPVVISGDDFTVRGGSADATNKSKALYPEEMARDLRIPIIRLIEGSGGGGSVKTIETKGHANLPGGQGQSFGSEQLMINMGEIPTVGLGLGSVAGLGAARLAATHFSVMVKEQSAMFVAGPPVVKGIGEDLTKQELGGWQIQLPAGGVDNAADDEEDAFEQARQFLSYMPNSIDELPPRTECADPVDRREEKLFSLVPRDIRKVYKMRKIIELVADQNSFFEIAPLFGRSVIAGLARFDGWPVVLLASDPFHYGGVWTSDACQKVIRMVDLAETFHLPVVYLCDCPGFQVGLEAERNATIRLGVRAMAAIEQTTTPWCSVIVRSAFGVAGGAHAPSSRFHYRFAWLSARWGSLPLSGGIEAAYRAELDAAEDEDAKLAEINERLEKLRSPFRTAETFAIEEMVDPRETRPLLCEFTNMVAPTLRPGRARMWMRP; translated from the coding sequence ATGCCTGACACGACGAACCCCGACAACAAGCCGGCGCCGAAGGACTGGACGCCGGAACTCGACGAACTCCATCTCCGCGAGGAGATGACCGGCGGCATGGGCGGTCCCGACAAGGTGGCCCGCCAGCACGCCGGCGGCCGGCTGACGGTCCGGGAGCGCATCGGGAAACTGCTCGACCCCGGCAGCTTCCGGGAGATCGGCCGCCTGACGGGCGTCGGCCAGTACGACGAGAACGGCCGTCTGGTGCATCTGCTGCCCAACAACTCGGTCATGGGCCGCGGCCAGGTGAACGGCCGTCCCGTCGTGATCTCGGGCGACGACTTCACCGTGCGCGGTGGTTCGGCCGACGCGACCAACAAGTCGAAGGCGCTCTATCCGGAAGAGATGGCGCGCGACCTGCGCATCCCGATCATCCGCCTGATCGAGGGTTCGGGCGGCGGCGGCTCGGTGAAAACCATCGAGACCAAGGGCCACGCCAACCTGCCCGGCGGCCAGGGCCAGTCCTTCGGCTCCGAGCAGCTCATGATCAACATGGGCGAGATCCCGACCGTCGGCCTGGGTCTCGGCTCGGTCGCGGGGCTGGGCGCCGCTCGGCTGGCCGCGACCCATTTCTCGGTCATGGTCAAGGAGCAGTCGGCCATGTTCGTCGCCGGTCCCCCGGTGGTGAAGGGTATCGGCGAGGACCTGACCAAGCAGGAGCTCGGCGGCTGGCAGATCCAGCTCCCGGCGGGCGGCGTCGACAACGCGGCCGACGACGAGGAGGACGCCTTCGAGCAGGCCCGGCAGTTCCTGTCCTACATGCCGAACTCCATTGACGAGCTGCCACCCAGGACCGAATGCGCCGATCCGGTCGACCGCCGCGAGGAGAAGCTGTTCTCCCTCGTGCCGCGCGACATCCGCAAGGTCTACAAGATGCGGAAGATCATCGAGCTGGTGGCGGATCAGAACAGCTTCTTCGAGATCGCGCCGCTGTTCGGCCGCTCCGTGATCGCCGGACTGGCCCGTTTCGACGGCTGGCCGGTCGTCCTGCTGGCTTCCGACCCGTTCCATTACGGCGGCGTCTGGACCTCCGACGCCTGCCAGAAGGTCATACGCATGGTGGACCTGGCGGAGACCTTCCACCTGCCGGTGGTCTATCTCTGCGATTGTCCCGGTTTCCAGGTCGGCCTGGAGGCCGAGCGCAACGCCACCATCCGCCTCGGCGTCCGCGCCATGGCGGCCATCGAACAGACGACCACGCCCTGGTGCTCGGTGATCGTCCGCAGCGCCTTCGGCGTCGCCGGCGGTGCGCATGCGCCCTCCAGCCGCTTCCACTACCGCTTCGCCTGGCTGTCGGCCCGGTGGGGTTCGCTGCCGCTGTCCGGCGGCATCGAGGCGGCCTACCGCGCCGAGCTGGACGCGGCCGAGGACGAGGACGCCAAGCTGGCCGAGATCAACGAACGGCTGGAAAAGCTGCGCAGCCCCTTCCGGACCGCGGAGACCTTCGCCATCGAGGAAATGGTCGATCCCCGCGAGACGCGGCCGCTGCTCTGCGAGTTCACCAACATGGTCGCGCCGACCCTCCGGCCGGGCCGGGCTAGGATGTGGATGCGACCGTGA